One Psychrobacillus glaciei genomic region harbors:
- a CDS encoding reverse transcriptase domain-containing protein, with amino-acid sequence MTDTFTDLHERAKDKESFHSLYDIITSRNNILLAYRTIKSNKGSKTPGTDGKTIVDIEKQSENELIEEIQSKLNNYRPKKVRRKLIEKDNGKMRPLGIPCILDRIIQQCFKQVLEPIAEAHFYNHSYGFRPQRSTHHAMARIQFLVNQSKLHYVVDVDIKGFFDNINHSLLIKQLWNLGIQDRQVLACISKMLKAEIDGEGIPTKGSPQGGLISPLLSNIVLNELDQWVANQWELFPLHKSFKTREGQLLAKKRTHLKEGYIVRYADDRVPRKQTKCA; translated from the coding sequence ATGACAGATACCTTTACAGACTTACATGAACGAGCCAAAGATAAAGAATCATTCCACTCTCTATACGACATCATCACGTCGAGGAATAACATTTTATTAGCGTATCGAACAATTAAGTCAAATAAAGGGTCGAAGACCCCTGGAACAGATGGTAAAACTATTGTAGACATAGAGAAACAATCAGAGAACGAATTAATAGAAGAAATACAAAGTAAGCTTAATAATTATCGCCCAAAGAAAGTTAGACGTAAACTGATCGAAAAAGATAATGGCAAGATGCGACCATTAGGTATTCCATGTATTCTAGATAGAATTATACAACAGTGTTTTAAGCAAGTCTTAGAACCTATTGCAGAGGCTCATTTTTATAATCATAGCTACGGATTTAGACCTCAACGGTCTACTCATCATGCGATGGCAAGAATTCAATTTCTAGTTAATCAGTCGAAACTTCATTACGTTGTAGACGTTGATATCAAAGGGTTCTTTGATAATATCAATCATTCCTTACTTATTAAGCAGCTATGGAATTTAGGTATTCAAGATAGACAGGTTCTTGCCTGTATATCCAAAATGTTAAAAGCTGAAATAGATGGAGAAGGTATTCCAACAAAAGGTTCTCCGCAAGGAGGCTTGATTTCGCCATTATTGTCTAATATTGTACTGAATGAATTGGACCAATGGGTAGCGAATCAATGGGAACTATTCCCTCTCCATAAATCTTTTAAGACCAGAGAAGGTCAACTTCTCGCAAAAAAGCGCACACACTTAAAAGAAGGCTACATAGTTAGGTATGCTGATGACCGTGTGCCACGAAAGCAAACGAAGTGTGCTTAA